The Lysinibacillus irui sequence AAAATGAATCCGTACAAAGTACACAACTGGCATTTAAAGATAACAGTGATTTGTCACGTTCAATTGCAGCCTCTATTAGTGAATTAATGAGTAAGCTATCGAGTATGTTAGAGCATAAAAATCAAGCGATTATGGCCATCCAAAGCATATCAGCAATTTCAGAGGAAACGGCTGCCTCAGCTGAACAAGTAAGTGCATCTGCAATGGATCAACAAGCAGAGTTACAAAAAGTAGCCGAGTCTATACAAAATATGAACGATATTTCCAATGAACTGCAAGAAGTCGTGAATCGTTTTAAATTAGCGTAAAATGAAGGGCTGCCTAAACAAATAGGCAGTCTTTTTTTATTGGAAGAGACATTGACCTAGTAGAAATTCGGCACTACTATAAAAGAAGGGAAGGGGGTCATCGAAATGATGTATCTCGGAATGATTTTCTTTCAAATTGTTGCACCTATTTTAGTGTTACTTATAGTAGGTGCTATCTTACAAAAGAGATTTCGCTTTAATTTAAAAGCGTTGTCTCAGCTTATTACATATTGCTTTATGCCAGCAGCTGTTTTTGTAAATTTATATGAGACGAGTGTAGAGCTGTCTGTACTGGCAGAGGTCGGATTGTTTATTGTGCTTTTTATTGGGAGCCAAATGCTACTCAGTCACCTTTTTGCGAAGTGGCTTGGTTTAGTTAAAACAGAGGCAGCAGTTTTTAAAAATAGTGTTGTGCTCATTAACTCTGGGAACTATGGCATTCCGGTAGCTCAAATGATTTTTGTAACACAACCTATTGGTGTAGCGATTCAGGTCATCCTTGTAATCTTTCAAAATATGACAACTTATACATATGGTTTGTATAATTTAATTTCCTCTACCAAATCAGGAATGACGATTATTAAAGATTTTTTTAAAATGCCCATCATTCATGCGTTGATTATTGGTGTAGCCATGAACTATTTTAATATCGGTATTCCACAGTTTATTAAAATACCAATAGACCATGTAGCAGATGGCTTTATTGCTGTGGCACTAATCACGTTAGGTGCGCAATTATCGCAGCTTGAAATCAAATCTATGTTTAATAAAACGGTTTTCGTCAGCTGCTTCACACGTTTAATTGTCGGACCAGCCGTAGCTTTAGCCATTATTTTTTTATTGGGGTTAGATGGAGTTGTCGCTCAATCACTATTTATAGCCAGTGCTTTCCCGACATCCCGCAATAGCTCTAGTCTAGCATTGGAATACGATGTGGAATCGGCAACAGCTGCCCAAACTGTTTTATTTTCAACTATTGTCAGCTGTATAACGGTAACAATAGTGATTTATCTTGCGGACGTATTATTTGCTTAATCAATAGAATATTAAAAAATAATGAATGGAAAACTTCCATCTCATAGTAATATCTGCTACACTAGCATCAAACTAAATAGTATTAACTAGGGGAGTCTGATGAGTCAGGCTGAGAGGGAAACGCTTAGAGGTTTCTTGACCCTTTGGACCTGATCTGGCTCATACCAGCGTGGGAAAGTTAAGAAACTATTGCATAGTATGTGTATGCAATTTCAACCTTTACATTCGTGGCCGGATCCAAATAATTATTTTGGATTCGGCCTTTATTTATTTGTTAGGGTGAGCTAGATCCGGTCCTTGTAACAAAAAACATTTAAGGGAGAGAAGTAGCTCATGTCAGCAATTAGTGAAAAGAACATTACGATTATGTCTAGCTTTGAAGGAAGCAAAAAGGTGTATGTTGAAGGTTCCCGTCCGGATATTTTAGTACCAATGCGAGAAATTGCATTAAGTCCGACAACAGGAAGCTTTGGAAATGAAGAAAACGCCCCTATTCGAGTATATGATACGAGTGGTCCCTATACAGATCCATCTTATCAAGTAGATATTACAAAAGGTTTACCTGCCTTACGAAGTGGATGGATTCAAGAGCGAGGAGATGTAGAAGCATATGAGGGCCGCTCTATAAAACCGGAGGATAATGGTTTTCGTCGTGCAGATGATCCGCGTAATCATGAAAATGTCTTTCCTGAATTGGCAAGAAAGCCTTTACGAGCAAAAAAAGGGAGAAATGTAACGCAGCTGCATTATGCAAGACAGGGGATTATTACACCTGAAATGGAGTTTGTAGCGATACGTGAAAATATGGATCCAGAATTTGTCCGATCTGAAATTGCAGCTGGGCGCGCTATTATGCCTTCTAATATTAATCATCCAGAGGCGGAGCCAATGATCATCGGTCGTAACTTCCATGTGAAAATCAATGCCAATATTGGGAATTCCGCGGTATCGTCTTCTATAGCAGAAGAGGTTGAAAAAATGACATGGGCAACACGCTGGGGTGCTGATAATATTATGGATCTTTCAACAGGTAAGCATATTCATACAACGAGAGAATGGATTATTCGAAATGCAGCGGTACCAGTGGGGACAGTGCCAATTTATCAAGCATTGGAAAAGGTAAATGGCGTAGCAGAGGATTTAACGTGGGAAGTTTACCGTGATACGCTTATTGAGCAAGCCGAGCAGGGTGTAGATTATTTCACGATTCATGCAGGTGTACTATTACGCTATGTTCCCCTTACAGCTAATCGTGTAACGGGAATTGTATCTCGTGGTGGTTCTATTATGGCACAGTGGTGTTTATATCATCATCAAGAGAATTTCCTTTATACTCATTTTGAGGAAATCTGTGAAATTATGAAGACTTATGATGTTGCTTTTTCTTTAGGTGATGGCCTACGTCCAGGTTCAATTGCAGACGCCAATGATGAAGCCCAATTTGCAGAGCTTGAAACACTAGGTGAACTAACACAGATTGCGTGGAAACATGATGTTCAAGTGATGGTGGAGGGGCCAGGTCATGTACCGATGCATCTGATTAAAGAAAACATGGACAAGCAATTAGAAGTTTGTAAGGAGGCGCCTTTTTATACGTTAGGTCCACTTACAACGGATATTGCTCCAGGCTATGACCACATTACATCGGCTATTGGGGCAGCGATGATTGGCTGGTTTGGGACAGCAATGCTCTGCTATGTGACACCAAAGGAGCACCTTGGCTTACCTAATCGCGAGGATGTTCGAGTGGGAGTAATTACGTATAAAATAGCGGCACATGCGGCAGATTTAGCGAAGGGGCATCCTGGTGCACAACGCCGAGATGATGCACTATCAAAAGCACGTTTTGAATTCCGCTGGCGTGATCAATTCAATCTATCTCTCGATCCAGAAAGAGCGGTGGAGTATCATGATGAGACTTTGCCAGCAGAAGGAGCAAAAACAGCACACTTTTGCTCTATGTGTGGTCCTAAGTTCTGTAGTATGCGAATTTCACAAGATATTCGAAATTATGCTAAAGAAAAAGACTTGAATACGACAGAAGCGATCCATCGAGGTATGAAGGAAAAGGCAGAGGAATTTAAAAAAGCGGGTAGTCAGATTTATCAATAATGTAAAAAGGCTTGTGTTGTAGTATCGACACAAGCCTTTTGTGATTAAAAAACTCCATGTGAGTGAAAAATTCACATGGAGTAAAAATTGGATTTGGATATCAATAATAAGTGGAATATTAAACGTTTGTTGGTTGTTTTACATATGGGTTTGTAAGATCCATACCTTCTAATGAAAGACCCATTGCTTTTGCTACACCTTCACCATATGCTGGATCTGCTAAATAGCAGTGAAGGATGTGACGGCGCTTGATGAATTCTTCAACAGAAGCCATATCATTTGCCGTATTTTCAAATAGACGTTGTTGCTCTTCTGCCGTCATAAGTCGGAATAGTTTACCTGGTTGTTCAAAGTAATTGTTGTCGTCTTCACGGAAGTCGTGAATACCTGCATGACCATCGATACGTAATTCAGGCTCTTTATAGTCTAAGTTATGCTCCCATTCACCATAGCTATTTGGTTCATAACCTAGTGTTGAACCAAGGTTGCCATCAAAACGCATTGCACCATCACGGTGGAAAGTGCGGAATGGACATTTCGGTGCGTTAACAGGAAGCATATAGTGGTTAACACCGAGACGATAACGCTGTGCATCTGCATATGCAAAGATACGACCTTGTAACATTTTATCTGGTGAGAAGCTAATACCAGGAACAATATTAGACGGTGCAAATGCAGCTTGTTCAACTTCTGCAAAATAGTTGTCCGGGTTTTTGTTTAACTCAAACTCACCCACTGGAATTAATGGGAAGTCTTTTTTATACCATACCTTTGTTAAATCAAATGGGTTGTATGGTAGCTCGCGAGCTTGCTCTTCAGTCATTACCTGAATGTACATTTTCCATTTAGGGAAATCGCCTTTTTCGATTGCTTCATATAAATCACGTTGTGAAGATTCGCGGTCTTGACCAATGATGTCATTAGCTTCAGCGCCAGTTAAGTTTTTAATGCCTTGCTCTGTACGGAAGTGGAATTTAACCCAAACACGTTCATTATCAGCATTGATAAAGCTATACGTATGAGAACCAAAACCATGCATATTGCGGTAACCAGCTGGAATACCACGGTCAGACATTACGATTGTCACTTGGTGAAGTGCTTCTGGTAATGAAGTCCAGAAATCCCAGTTAGAATTAGCGTTTTTCATATTTGTACGTGGGTCACGTTTTACCACGTGGTTTAAATCTGTGAAGTGTAATGGGTCGCGGAAGAAGAATACAGGTGTATTATTACCTACTAAATCCCAGTTACCTTCTTCTGTATAGAATTTAAGAGCAAAGCCACGGATATCGCGCTCAGCATCTGCCGCACCACGTTCACCTGCAACTGTAGAGAAACGTGCGAACATTTCTGTTTTTTTGCCAATCTCTGAGAAGATTTTAGCTTTTGTATATTGAGTAATATCATGCGTTACAGTAAAAGTACCAAATGCACCTGAACCTTTTGCGTGCATACGACGCTCAGGAATTACTTCACGGTTGAAATTTGCTAATTTTTCAACTAACCATACATCTTGAAGTAAAAGAGGGCCACGTGGACCTGCTGACATAGAGTCATGGTTACTTACTACTGGAGCGCCACCTGCTGTTGTAAAACGACGGCTACGATCATTTGCGTTTGTCATATTAGTTTACCTCCTGAAAAAAATGTGAGTCAAACTCTTCATCTATAACTATAACAAATATAAAATAGAATTGCTAGTACATTATAATAATTATCGTTAAAGAATTTATATATTTAAGTATAAACTATAAATATATGCGCTATACAGAAGTAATATACATAGTTTTTCACTTGAATTTTGCTTAGCTAATCTCAATTTGTAAAGTAATAAAGAGAAATGACTGCGTTAAAAATATCTTTATTGAAAATAAAGTGAGCTAATTGAAAACTATTTTAAACAAACTTTTATTTTTTTCTATATCGGTTTGGCGTAATACCAGTTTGTTGTTTAAAGATTTTAATGAAATAATTTGGATCATCAAATCCATTTAAATGAGCAATCTCACTAATTGCAAAATCTGTTTCTAGTAGCATTTTTGTAGCATGATGAATTCTAACTTGCTGTAAATAGCGCTTAAATGGCAGGCCTTGCTTCTTAGAGAAAATCGTACTTAAATAATTAGGACTAATTCCGAGCTTATGAGCAACAAAGGGTAGAGATAATGCACTATCTTTAAAGTGTTGATCAATTATTTCTAAAGCTAGTTCAACATAATCGGCTCTTTTCTCCATCCGGGCTTCTCTTGCTAACTCGATTAAAGTTTGTGTAAAAGAAATAATGCTGTTGAGAATAGTATAAAAAATAGGATGCTCGATAATGATGTGAAATAGCTGACGATAGTTTTGTTCAATAACAGCTTTTTCATGTAATTTATATTTCAACATAAAGCGCCGGATTTGTGCTAAGACACTTGTCAGATGAATACGTAAATCATCTTGTTCATAATAGATTCCCTCATTAGAAAGTCGATATAAAAAAGTTTTAACAGCCTCTAAGTTTCCATCTTCCAAACTACTTATTAATAATTGTTGCTCCTCTGGTGTTAGTAATGGATCAAAGGGCTGTGTTTCAAATTGTTTGCTGGCATAAAAAATATGACCAAAGCCTTCGTAAAAACTTTGATGTAGTGCACGCTTTGTTAATGCATACATATTTTTAATGGTTGTAGGTGTTCCATCATATATCCCGATATTTAAAGAACTATTACTAATCAAACGCCATTCCTTCATTAACGTTCGAACATCCTTCTCCACCATTTTTATATCGTCTGTGTCAAAAAGACATACGATTTTATTGGATAGAGGATATGTTTTCATATGGAAATGAATTGGAGTTTGTTGGAGCCAAGTGTAGAGCTTATTAAATGTCTCGTGATGCTCGGGTTCAATCATTGTAAAATGCAAAGTAGGTTCAATAGAGCTAGATTTGTTATCTAAAAATAATTGATAATAAAAGGAATCATTTGTCGCCTCTTGTGCATAATCTGTAATTTTTGGTGTGCGAAGAGAAATGGCAGCGAGTTTTTGCTTTAATAGTTCTAAGTCAATTGGTTTCACAAAAAGATGGGCAACCTGTAAATCAATTGCTTTTAATGCATTTTTAAATAGGGGTTCTGTCGTCATTGCTAGAATGGCACCGGATAGTTTTTGTAAATCTCGATAAAGAGCGTTTAAGCGATTATTAGGAAATAAATCGATATTTAAAAGAATCGCATCTGGTTCAAATTGTCGAATACTTTGAGTCACTTCTGAAATACTTGTACACATTTCAATAAAAACATCTCCAGGAAAATATGTATGTAAAAACCATTTTATGCCTGCTAATTCGGTTGGGTCACGATCAATTAATAACAGCTTCATACCATCAATCCTCCTTAAAATATTCTAGTTTCATATAAGATTACGATTATATTAATAAAAATAACATAAGAATCTGAAAAAAGTCTTGTTTTCTCTTTTAAAATTCTCTATATTCTGAAAAAGGTAGTTAGTACAATGTAAATAGAGTAATTGAACAACTATCAGCAACATCGAATTTTGCAATGAAAACGCTTAAAAGTGTTTTAATGCTGATGTTTTAACTATTACGATGAAATAAATCCCCCAGTGGATTTCGCAGATTTTGAAGAGGAGCTTTTTGAGCAATTTCGAGAAAATCTGGACGCATTGTTTTTCTACGTAAAAGCTAAGCGTCAACGGCTATGATGCCAAGGCGTAATTGATTTACATAGTTACATAAGGGAATAGGAGGATGTCATGTGAATTCGATCATCGAGCTTGATGGCAATACATTAACAAGACAACAAATTGAGGAAATCGTAAAGGGGCAAGCAACTGTAGCACTTTCTGCAGATAGTTTAGAACGAATTCGTTTAAGTAGAGAGCGTATCGAAAAACGTTTAGCAGAAGGGCAAACGATTTATGGTGTAAATACAGGGTTTGGAAAACTCAGCAATATAAAAATTGAAGAAGAAGATATTGAATTATTACAGTTGAATTTACTACGTTCAGATGCAACGGGTGTTGGCGAACCATTCCCAACTGATGTTGTACGCGCAATGATGGTGTTACGTGCTAATGCATTGGCTAGAGGATTTTCTGGTATTCGTGAAGAAACCGTCCAGCTATTATTAGATCTTATTAATAAAGGCGTGCATCCAATTGTTCCATCACAAGGTTCGGTAGGAGCAAGTGGTGATTTAGCGCCATTATCCCATTTGGCATTAGTATTAGTGGGTGAAGGTAAGGCAGAGTTCAACGGAGAAAAAATGAGTGGTAGCGAGGCGTTAAAGCAAGCTGGATTAACACCAGTTCGACTACAAGCGAAAGAGGGTCTGGCACTTGTTAACGGTACGCAAGCAATGACAGGTATTGGAGTTTTAACGGTCAATGAAGCTGAACGAATTGGACTTGCAGCAGATATGGCGGCTAGTTTGACGCTAGAAGCATTGAAGGGCATTACGTCAGCATTTGATCCAGCGCTATTAGCTGTAAGACCACATCCAGAATTAGAGCTGGTTGGTGGACGTATTCGTAAGTGGCTTGATGGTAGTAAACGTGTAACAAAGCAAGGGGAAATTCGCATGCAAGATGCGTATTCGCTACGCTGTATTCCGCAAGTACACGGTGCATCTTGGCAGTCATTTTTCTATGCAGAGAACCGCGTTCAAACGGAAATGAATGCTACGACAGATAATCCGATTGTATTAGAGAGTGGTGAAGTATTGTCGGGAGGTCATTTCCATGGTCAACCGATTGCTTTAGCAATGGACTTTTTGAAAATTGGTGTAAGTGAATGGGCTAATATTTCAGAACGTCGTACAGAACGTATGGTAAATCCACAGCTTAACGAAGGCTTACCGCCATTTTTAGCGACAAATCCTGGAATTGAATGTGGACTGATGATTGCACAATATACAGCGGCTTCCATTGTCTCAGAAAATAAAGTCTTGGCACATCCCTCTAGTGTGGATTCTATTCCGACATCAGGCAACCAAGAGGATCATGTGAGTATGGGCACAACTTCGGCTCGTCAAGTACGTCAAATTGTTCACAATGCGGCTCGTGTTATAGCAATAGAGTTGATTTGTGCATCACAGGCAATTCATTTAGATAAAGCGGAAGAGCAATTATCTCCAACAACTCGAAAGTATTTAGAAAAAGTGCGTGAATTCTGTCCACCATTATTAGCAGATCAACCAATCGGTGATGAAATTGAAGCATTGGCTAAGTATTTATTAGCAAGTGATGATCTAGTTAATGAGTATGTGTAAATTAATTGAATAAACTTGTTAGAAATCAAAGTTAAAAGCTCTTTCTAAATAATATCTGAGGGGGACTTGGATGGAATTTCAACAACAAGAGCTGAGGCAAGACTCGGTTTTCCGAGCTTCCTCCGCTTTGAAAATGATTATATGCAGTTTAGTTGGAATATTCAGTTTCTTTGTTTCGTTTGAATGGCAAGGCAAAGATACAATCTTAATCGATCATATTGTGAACTTTATCCGTGCAGAGGTACCACTATTGGTGACTGCATATGTTCTGATCATGCTCGTAGGGGGAGCATTACTTCCATTTTTAACTAAAAAATGGAATAACTCAATTGTTAGTATTGTGTTATCTATTTTTAAAGTGTGTGGAATGGTAGCAGGAATTTTATTAATTTTTAATTTAGCACCGGGATGGCTAGCGAACGAAAGTATTGGACCGTATTTGATGGAGAAGCTTATTAAGCCTGTAGGAGTACTGATTCCAATTGGTTCATTATTTCTAGCACTTCTTGTAAGCTATGGGCTACTTGAATACATTGGTGTGTTAACGCAACCGTTTATGAAGCCAATCTTTAAAACACCTGGACGGTCAGCAGTTGATGCTGTTGCCTCATTCGTGGGTAGTTATTCGGTTGGTTTACTTCTAACAAACCGTGTCTATATGGAAGGGCGTTATACAGCGAAAGAAGCTGCTATTATTGCGACCGGCTTCTCTACTGTATCGGCAACGTTTATGGTAGTCATTGCGAGTACGCTTGATATTATGCAGCATTGGAATGCATTCTTCTGGGTATCGCTCGTAGTAACATTTGTGGTCACGGCCATAACAGCTCGTATATATCCACTTCGTTCAATGAAGGATGAATATTACCAGGGTTCGACACCTATGCCCGAAAAGATCGTTAAGAAGGATCGTTTTAAGGAAGCTTGGCGACAAGCGATGGAGGCTGTAGAGCAAAACCCACCTTTATCCAAAATTTTATGGATGAATTTGAAGGATGGTTTCATTATGGCAATGGGTGTTATTCCTTCTATTCTATCAATAGGTTTACTTGGATTGGTTCTTGCGACGTACACGCCTATTTTTGATTGGTTAGCTTATATTTTTGTACCTTTCACTTACGTACTACAAATTCCAGAGCCATTTTTAGCAGCCAAGGCACTATCTTTATCGCTTGCAGAGGTATTTTTACCAGCACTTGTCGTGACACAAGCACCACTCGTAACAAAATTTATTGTAGCAGTAGTATCCATTTCGGCTATATTGTTCTTCTCAGCCGTTATTCCACTAATTTTATCATCTGAAATTCCATTGACGTTGCGTCAAATTTTACTGATTTGGTTTGAGCGTGTCGTATTAACTTTAATTATCGTAACACCTATAGCATTTTTACTATTTTAAAGGAGAGTGTTTTGTATGGTATTCAAAACAGAAATTCGTGCACCACGTGGAAATGAACTAACATGTAAGGGTTGGACACAAGAAGCAGCTATGCGTATGTTAATGAACAATTTGGACCCAGAGGTTGCAGAAAACCCGGATGAACTGATTGTTTATGGAGGTATTGGTAAGGCTGCCCGTAACTGGGAGAGCTATGAACAAATTATTGCTTCTTTAAAAGAATTAGAAAATGATGAAACATTGCTCATTCAATCTGGGAAGCCAGTAGCTGTTTTCCGTACACACGAGCATTCCCCACGTGTATTAATTGCCAATTCAAACCTTGTTCCTGCATGGGCAAATTGGGATCATTTCTATGAATTAGAAGATAGAGATTTAATGATGTATGGTCAAATGACTGCAGGAAGCTGGATTTATATTGGTGCTCAAGGTATTTTACAAGGTACTTATTTATCGTTTGTTGAAGCAGGGAAAAAAGTATTTGGCACTGCGGATTTACGTGGTAAATTCATCCTTACAGGTGGTATGGGTGGCATGAGTGGTGCACAGCCATTAGCTGGAAAAATGGCAGGAGCTGTAATTCTAGTTGTTGAAGTAGAACGTGCACGCATTGAACGTAAAATTAAAGAAGGTTACTGTGATTACATTGTGGAAACGGTGGACGAAGCAATTGCCTTAGTGAATAAATTACGTGACCAAAAAGAGCCTGCATCAATTGGTCTTGTTGGTAACTGTGCAGACGTCAATCGTGAACTGCTAAATCGAGGGATTATTCCAGACTTTGTAACAGATCAGACATCTGCACATGACCCTATTAATGGCTATGTACCAAACGGCATGACATTTGAAGAAGCACTAGAACTGCGTAAATCAGATGTTAAAACATATGAACGAAAAGCGAAAGAAACAATGGCAGAACATGTGCGGACAATGCTAGAGTTCCAAGAAGCGGGCGCTGAAGTATTTGATTATGGTAATAACATTCGTGCATACGCTAAAGAGATGGGTGTAACAAATGCCTTTGATTTCCCAGGCTTTGTACCAGCATATATTCGTCCATTGTTCTGTGAAGGCAAGGGTCCATTCCGTTGGGCGGCTCTTTCAGGAGACCCAGAGGATATTTATAAAACAGATGCACTTGCGAAAGAGATGTTCGCTGAAGATGAAGGCCTTGTTAACTGGATTGATATGGCGCAAAAAATGGTTAAATGGCAAGGCTTACCTGCACGTATTTGCTGGTTAGGCTATGGTGATCGCCACCGTTTTGCATTAAAAGTAAATGAAATGGTTGCCAATGGTGAATTATCAGCGCCAATTGTCTTTGGCCGTGATCATTTAGATTCAGGTTCAGTGGCATCGCCAAACCGTGAAACAGAAGGAATGTTGGATGGTTCGGATGCAGTATCCGATTGGCCAATTTTAAATGCTCTTGTCAATACAGCGAGTGGTGCAAGCTGGGTAAGTGTACACCATGGTGGTGGTGTTGGAATGGGTTATTCCCAACATGCAGGCCAAGTGCTAGTAGCAGATGGATCTGAGCTTGCTGCAGAAAAAATTGCACGTGTATTAGTTTCAGATCCAGGGATGGGCGTTGTTCGTCATGCAGATGCAGGCTATGACATTGCTATTAATACAGCGAAAAACAAAGGTGTGCATATACCAATGTTAAAGGGTGATGTGAAGTGACCATTTTAATCAAGAATGCCAATGAAGTGATTACATTAAAAAGTAACATACAAGGTCCGCGTACGAAGGAACAAATGCGTGAAATTGCGGTGGTAGAAAACGGCTCTGTTCTTATTGAGGCAGATCATATTGTTGCTGTTGGAGCTTTGGATCAACTAGAGGTAGACTTTCCTGATTTAGTAAAGAAAGCGGAGACTATTGATGCTTCAGGTAAGATAGTTATGCCAGGGTTAGTTGATTGTCATACACATTTAGTACATGGTGGGACTCGTGAACAAGAGTTTAATATGCGACTTAATGGTTCTACCTACATGGAAATTATGAATGCTGGTGGTGGCATTCACGCTACAACTAAACGTACACGGGAAACTAGCTTTGAAGATTTATATGAAAAAACGATGCAACACTTAGATGTATTTTTAAAGCATGGTGTGACAACAGTTGAAGCGAAATCAGGCTATGGCTTGGATTGGGAAACAGAAAAGAAGCAGCTGGAGGTAGCAAAACAATTACAAGCTACACATGACATTGATGTCGTGAGTACATTTATGGGAGCGCATGCAGTACCGCGAGACTATAAAGGTCGTGAGGATGAATTTGTTGATGTCGTCATCAAGGATATGTTACCTAAAGTGGCCGAGCTAGAACTAGCTGAATTTAATGATGTATTTTGTGAAAAAGGTGTATTCACACCAGAGCAATCTCAACGAATTTTAGAAGCCGGGAAAGCACTTGGTTTAACCCCGAAAATACATGCTGATGAAATCGAGCCATATAAAGGTGCAGAGCTTGCTGCGGAAGTAGGGGCAATTTCGGCAGAGCATTTGTTAGTGGCATCGGATGAAGGTATTAAAAAAATGGCTGAAGCAGGTACAATTGCTGTCTTGCTACCGGGAACAGCATTCTTCTTACGGGCACCATTTGCAAGAGGACGCCTAATGATTGATGAAGGGGTGCCCGTAGCAATCTCAACGGACTTTAATCCTGGATCATCTCCGACAATGAGTCTACCATTTATTATGAATTTAGCTTGTATGCATATGGGT is a genomic window containing:
- the hutH gene encoding histidine ammonia-lyase encodes the protein MNSIIELDGNTLTRQQIEEIVKGQATVALSADSLERIRLSRERIEKRLAEGQTIYGVNTGFGKLSNIKIEEEDIELLQLNLLRSDATGVGEPFPTDVVRAMMVLRANALARGFSGIREETVQLLLDLINKGVHPIVPSQGSVGASGDLAPLSHLALVLVGEGKAEFNGEKMSGSEALKQAGLTPVRLQAKEGLALVNGTQAMTGIGVLTVNEAERIGLAADMAASLTLEALKGITSAFDPALLAVRPHPELELVGGRIRKWLDGSKRVTKQGEIRMQDAYSLRCIPQVHGASWQSFFYAENRVQTEMNATTDNPIVLESGEVLSGGHFHGQPIALAMDFLKIGVSEWANISERRTERMVNPQLNEGLPPFLATNPGIECGLMIAQYTAASIVSENKVLAHPSSVDSIPTSGNQEDHVSMGTTSARQVRQIVHNAARVIAIELICASQAIHLDKAEEQLSPTTRKYLEKVREFCPPLLADQPIGDEIEALAKYLLASDDLVNEYV
- a CDS encoding AEC family transporter, whose translation is MMYLGMIFFQIVAPILVLLIVGAILQKRFRFNLKALSQLITYCFMPAAVFVNLYETSVELSVLAEVGLFIVLFIGSQMLLSHLFAKWLGLVKTEAAVFKNSVVLINSGNYGIPVAQMIFVTQPIGVAIQVILVIFQNMTTYTYGLYNLISSTKSGMTIIKDFFKMPIIHALIIGVAMNYFNIGIPQFIKIPIDHVADGFIAVALITLGAQLSQLEIKSMFNKTVFVSCFTRLIVGPAVALAIIFLLGLDGVVAQSLFIASAFPTSRNSSSLALEYDVESATAAQTVLFSTIVSCITVTIVIYLADVLFA
- the thiC gene encoding phosphomethylpyrimidine synthase ThiC — translated: MSAISEKNITIMSSFEGSKKVYVEGSRPDILVPMREIALSPTTGSFGNEENAPIRVYDTSGPYTDPSYQVDITKGLPALRSGWIQERGDVEAYEGRSIKPEDNGFRRADDPRNHENVFPELARKPLRAKKGRNVTQLHYARQGIITPEMEFVAIRENMDPEFVRSEIAAGRAIMPSNINHPEAEPMIIGRNFHVKINANIGNSAVSSSIAEEVEKMTWATRWGADNIMDLSTGKHIHTTREWIIRNAAVPVGTVPIYQALEKVNGVAEDLTWEVYRDTLIEQAEQGVDYFTIHAGVLLRYVPLTANRVTGIVSRGGSIMAQWCLYHHQENFLYTHFEEICEIMKTYDVAFSLGDGLRPGSIADANDEAQFAELETLGELTQIAWKHDVQVMVEGPGHVPMHLIKENMDKQLEVCKEAPFYTLGPLTTDIAPGYDHITSAIGAAMIGWFGTAMLCYVTPKEHLGLPNREDVRVGVITYKIAAHAADLAKGHPGAQRRDDALSKARFEFRWRDQFNLSLDPERAVEYHDETLPAEGAKTAHFCSMCGPKFCSMRISQDIRNYAKEKDLNTTEAIHRGMKEKAEEFKKAGSQIYQ
- a CDS encoding helix-turn-helix domain-containing protein; the encoded protein is MKLLLIDRDPTELAGIKWFLHTYFPGDVFIEMCTSISEVTQSIRQFEPDAILLNIDLFPNNRLNALYRDLQKLSGAILAMTTEPLFKNALKAIDLQVAHLFVKPIDLELLKQKLAAISLRTPKITDYAQEATNDSFYYQLFLDNKSSSIEPTLHFTMIEPEHHETFNKLYTWLQQTPIHFHMKTYPLSNKIVCLFDTDDIKMVEKDVRTLMKEWRLISNSSLNIGIYDGTPTTIKNMYALTKRALHQSFYEGFGHIFYASKQFETQPFDPLLTPEEQQLLISSLEDGNLEAVKTFLYRLSNEGIYYEQDDLRIHLTSVLAQIRRFMLKYKLHEKAVIEQNYRQLFHIIIEHPIFYTILNSIISFTQTLIELAREARMEKRADYVELALEIIDQHFKDSALSLPFVAHKLGISPNYLSTIFSKKQGLPFKRYLQQVRIHHATKMLLETDFAISEIAHLNGFDDPNYFIKIFKQQTGITPNRYRKK
- a CDS encoding catalase; this translates as MTNANDRSRRFTTAGGAPVVSNHDSMSAGPRGPLLLQDVWLVEKLANFNREVIPERRMHAKGSGAFGTFTVTHDITQYTKAKIFSEIGKKTEMFARFSTVAGERGAADAERDIRGFALKFYTEEGNWDLVGNNTPVFFFRDPLHFTDLNHVVKRDPRTNMKNANSNWDFWTSLPEALHQVTIVMSDRGIPAGYRNMHGFGSHTYSFINADNERVWVKFHFRTEQGIKNLTGAEANDIIGQDRESSQRDLYEAIEKGDFPKWKMYIQVMTEEQARELPYNPFDLTKVWYKKDFPLIPVGEFELNKNPDNYFAEVEQAAFAPSNIVPGISFSPDKMLQGRIFAYADAQRYRLGVNHYMLPVNAPKCPFRTFHRDGAMRFDGNLGSTLGYEPNSYGEWEHNLDYKEPELRIDGHAGIHDFREDDNNYFEQPGKLFRLMTAEEQQRLFENTANDMASVEEFIKRRHILHCYLADPAYGEGVAKAMGLSLEGMDLTNPYVKQPTNV
- a CDS encoding YjiH family protein, which codes for MEFQQQELRQDSVFRASSALKMIICSLVGIFSFFVSFEWQGKDTILIDHIVNFIRAEVPLLVTAYVLIMLVGGALLPFLTKKWNNSIVSIVLSIFKVCGMVAGILLIFNLAPGWLANESIGPYLMEKLIKPVGVLIPIGSLFLALLVSYGLLEYIGVLTQPFMKPIFKTPGRSAVDAVASFVGSYSVGLLLTNRVYMEGRYTAKEAAIIATGFSTVSATFMVVIASTLDIMQHWNAFFWVSLVVTFVVTAITARIYPLRSMKDEYYQGSTPMPEKIVKKDRFKEAWRQAMEAVEQNPPLSKILWMNLKDGFIMAMGVIPSILSIGLLGLVLATYTPIFDWLAYIFVPFTYVLQIPEPFLAAKALSLSLAEVFLPALVVTQAPLVTKFIVAVVSISAILFFSAVIPLILSSEIPLTLRQILLIWFERVVLTLIIVTPIAFLLF